In the Candidatus Electrothrix sp. GW3-4 genome, one interval contains:
- a CDS encoding cyclic nucleotide-binding domain-containing protein, with protein sequence MEYRNAVFVVTSEDSCPIYNVGEEIQIQDSAVSVDYEKPVCLILVRELHKALAKKPGEQRFTQMAMQRASFRCPGCTGSMRFEYKKERGFSTLQMNLLRIADKKARKRHVEALFKHLRTMQVFELLEDHDLLDLISMLKLKQFDPNKVIISEGTRGTHLYIILSGKVAIIKGDNEVIAEIGRGEIFGEMSLLSGEPASSSVHSRTVVKFGTINGKDLKFILNRYPVLQIFFYRLLVNRAQMNMARSGKISSGMSGELIYINPVELFQLINSGGKSGKVDLIFHDGHATILFKEGEIIHASFGDLHGKDALFALLSKKKGSFTYNTELAKKYEDLPVLGGFMGLLMEGLQKLDEEQVS encoded by the coding sequence ATGGAATATCGTAACGCTGTTTTTGTTGTTACCTCGGAGGATTCCTGCCCTATTTACAATGTAGGTGAAGAAATCCAGATTCAAGATTCGGCAGTGAGTGTGGACTATGAAAAACCGGTCTGCTTGATCTTGGTGCGTGAACTCCATAAAGCGCTTGCTAAAAAACCAGGGGAACAGCGATTTACGCAGATGGCTATGCAACGGGCATCCTTCCGCTGCCCCGGCTGCACAGGTTCCATGCGCTTTGAGTATAAAAAGGAACGGGGATTTTCCACGTTGCAGATGAATCTTCTGCGCATCGCTGATAAAAAGGCGAGGAAACGGCATGTGGAAGCCCTGTTTAAACATCTCCGGACCATGCAGGTGTTTGAGCTTCTTGAAGATCATGATTTGTTAGATCTGATTTCAATGCTGAAGTTGAAACAGTTTGATCCGAATAAGGTTATTATCTCCGAGGGAACGAGGGGAACGCATCTGTACATTATACTCTCCGGTAAGGTCGCTATTATCAAAGGGGATAATGAGGTCATCGCTGAGATAGGACGGGGTGAGATCTTTGGTGAGATGAGTTTGCTTTCAGGAGAACCTGCAAGCAGCTCGGTTCATTCTCGGACCGTGGTCAAGTTTGGTACAATTAACGGAAAGGACCTGAAATTTATTCTTAATCGATATCCGGTTCTGCAGATCTTTTTCTATCGTCTGCTGGTGAACCGTGCGCAAATGAATATGGCCAGGTCCGGTAAAATTAGTTCTGGTATGAGTGGGGAACTGATTTATATCAATCCGGTAGAGCTTTTTCAGTTGATTAATAGTGGTGGTAAATCCGGTAAAGTTGACTTGATTTTTCACGATGGCCATGCCACTATCCTTTTTAAGGAGGGAGAAATTATTCATGCCTCTTTCGGAGACCTTCATGGGAAGGATGCGTTATTTGCGCTCTTGTCCAAAAAGAAGGGGTCCTTTACCTATAACACGGAACTTGCCAAGAAATATGAAGATCTGCCTGTGCTTGGTGGCTTTATGGGCCTATTGATGGAAGGGCTGCAAAAGTTAGACGAGGAACAGGTGAGCTGA